GATTGTGGCGTGATGCGTCAAACGGGGACGCCGCTGTGGGTGATGTGGTTCTTCGGGCTGCTGACGGTGCCCGCCGGCTTCTGGCTCTGGCATCGGCTGGGGTCATTTCGGAAGTGGTGGCGGAATCCGGAATGCGTTTCGGAAAAAAACGCGTGGGGCATGTTTCTAGCGGTGATAGCGCTGGTTGTGCTGATGGTCTGTTTTTCTGCCTGATCCCTGTTTCTGATTTGCTCGCGGTATCTTGTTTCTGCTATCGTGGAAGCAGACCCGAATCATTTTTCCAGGAGAAACCATTCATGTCTGCTATGATGAATCGTCGCGCGATGTTGGGAGTCAGTGCCGCGAGTGCGGCTGCGTTGTGTCTGCCTGCGATCAGCAGTGCAAAACAACCGAAAACGAAAATGAAAACCTTTACGTATAAAACGGTCGGCGATCTGGAGATCAAAGCCGACGTGCATCGGGCCGACGATAACAAGACGCGGCCCGTGCTGGTCTGGTTTCATGGCGGCGCATTGATCGTCGGGCATCGTGGTGGTGTGAGTGGGCGCGTGCTGAAGGATATGCTGGGCGCCGGTTATACCGTCGTGTCGTTTGATTATCGGCTGGCACCCGAAACGAAACTGCCGGAGATCATTGCCGACCTGGAAGACGGTTTCACCTGGCTGCACGAAAAAGGGCCCGAACTGTTTAATGTGGACACGAGCAAGGTTGCCGTCTCGGGCGGATCGGCGGGGGGCTGTCTGACGCTGGTCTCTGGTTTCAGGGCGAAGCCGCGGCCGACAGTGCTGGTTCCCTACTGGGGGTATGGCGACTTGATTGGCGACTGGATCGGCAAGCCGAGCCCGCATGAACGTCATCAGACGAAATTCACCAAAGAAGAAGCGTACGCACAGGTGGGCGATGGCCCGATTGCCGATTCGCGGGAGAGCAAAAAAGAGCGGGGTGCTTTTTATCAGTATTGTCGTCAGCAGGGAATCTGGCCGAAAGAGGTCGCGGGCTGGGATCATCATCGCGAACCGGAAAAGTTTTATCCGTATATGACGATCAAGAACGTGACGAAAGAATATCCACCGACGCTGATGGTGCATGGCACGAAAGACACGGATGTGCCTTACGAGCAGTCGACGATGCTGGCGGAACAGTTTCAGCAACATGGCGTCGAACACAAGCTGGTGACGATCCCGAATGGCGAACACGGACTGGTGGGTGGCGATCCGAAACTGATCGATGATGCGTACGGGCAGGCGTTTGCATTTATCCACGACAAGATGTGCTGAAACTGGTTGAGGCTTATAAGGAATGTGAGTCGATGTTTGAATTATGGATGACGCTGATTCCGGTGTTGATTGCGGATGTTGTCAATCCGGTGTTATTTGCCTTTCTAGTGTATGCGGCCGGGACGAATCGGCCGGTTGTGAATAGTTGTGGCGTTCTGCTGGGACATACGCTGGCTTATTATGTCGCAGGCGTGGTGATCGCGATTGGCATTGAATCGATTTCAAATCGCTTGTCGAACCCGCAACAGATCGATTACATCATCGGTATGGTGATTGGTCTGATTCTGCTCTGGGTTGGTTTCCTGTCCTGGAAAACAGAAAAAACCGAACAGGCGGAAGAGAGTTGCACGTTGACTCCCATGTCGGCGGTCGGTCTGGGGGCGATTGTCAATTTCATGGGTCTGCCCTTTGCGCTCCCTTATTTCGCAGCCTTGGATCAGATTCTCAAAGCCGACCTGACGCCGCTGACGTCGCTGGCTGTGTTAGCAGGATACAATGTGTTGTATGCATTGCCGTTTGCTCTGGTGCCGATTTTGACTGCGACTTCCGGTGAGAAGAGCCAGATCATTTTACGCAAAATCAATGACTGGCTCGTTCGCATCAGCAATTTTCTGATGCCGATCTTGCTGGTATTGGTCGGGCTGGCTTTGATTGTTGATTCAATGATCTATTTTGTGACCGGGTATGAAATGTTTTGATCGAGACTTTTGGTTCACATCGAGTGGAATGAAGGAGTTGGGGTACACAATCAAATGAACCAGTCTGAATTTGAAAAGTTCGTTCAACAGCTGCGAAGCGATGATTCCTTAACGTATGAGGAAAGCTATCATTCCATCAAGGGACACGTGGGTGAAGTATTGGCTCAACTGATATCGTTGGCACAAGCAGAAACCGAAGAACAGATGCGCTCCCGGTTGGTCGAATTGATCGGTGAATCGGTTGAACCCGAGGCGATTGCCTTCTTGAGTGATGAATTAGCGAGTCCCTTCTACGAAGTGCGTTTGTGGGCTTACAGTTCGTTGTGCTATTCAGAATCACCTGAGGCAAATGCAATTGCCGCCGATTTCAAAGACAAGAATCCGGATGAGGCGTTTCTATAAGTTATATCTCACGGTGATATACTATTGTTGGCACGAAGGTAGACTTTTAGAAACAGTCAGGAGTATCACAGCATGACTAAGTCTCTGATGATGTTCGTCTTTTTTATCGTACCGATTTTCTTGATTCAATCAGCGTCCACAGAAGAACCGGCGGAGAAGGCGTTTCAGGAACCGAAAACGTACGAGGAAGCTCACCGTCTGACTCATCAGACAGCCGGGTTTAAGAATTTGCAGAAAATCGGCCTGGCGTTGCATAACTACCATGACCTGTTCGGGCAGTTTCCTTCGGCGGTACTTTATGCGCCGGATGGAAAAACGCTGCACAGCTGGCGCGTGGAGCTATTGCCTTTACTTAGAGAGTTGAGGAAGGATGCGGAGCCTGTCAGGCTCAGGTACATGGATCGCGAGTTGTATCATACGGCGATTAAAGACTGTGGTTACGATATCAACGAACCCTGGGACAGTCCTGTGAACCGGGAAGTGCTCAAGAGCATGCCGTCTGTCTATCGCCATCCCAGTGATAAGCCTGATTCAACAGAGAGTGCCTGGTATGCCGTGGTAGGGAAAGGCACGGTCTTTGATCCGGGGGAGGTGGCTCAATACAAAGACATCAAAGGCTGGCCCGCTTCCACATTAATGCTGGCCGAGTCGCGGAGCCGAGCGCCCTGGACGAAACCTGTTGATATTGCGTACTCGAAAGATGCGACGGTTCCCCGTTTGGGTGGGTTTACTGACCACGGATTTCTAGTTTTGACTGGTGATGGGGGCGTGCATTTTATTTCTGACTCTATTTCCCCGAAAGACCTGCGTGCCTTTATCAGCAAGGACCCGGCTGATACCTTTGACATTGTTGGTGTTCCGTATCGATATTAAATGCAGCAAGGTTTCTTCTCCTGAGGTAGAGCATGATTCTTAAAAAAGATTTGATCATAGATGGTGAGTTGGAATATGTTGTGGCGTTACCTGTGTTAAGTGAATTGGGGAGTGAAGTTGAATCGTTGAGGGAAGTAGCCAGCGATGATTTGCTCAAATTTGCGAGCAATAATAACGACAATAAGACAGAAGTAGAGATATCTGAAAAAAGTACATCTACCCAAGCTAAACTTACAAAAGCTCAGAATGATTTAGTCAAGCATGTTCAGATCATTTGGCAGGCTGTTCCTGACTGTTTTGACGAAATCAAAAAAGAATTTCCTCTTGAAAAGATCCGGCTGAAAGAGTGGGTCCCACCTGATAAAGAAATTCGTGCATTCAGAAAACGCTTCGATAAGGCCATTGATCATTATGATGAGCAGATAAAGAAAGCTAGAGCTGCAGCATCCGAATCTCAAGCGAAAGATGTTTCCCCGGAAAAAATTGATGAGAAAGAAGACGACAACAGGACCTTTCACATTTGCTTTGGTGAGCGATCTACAATTACAGAAAATCAAAAACAGCTGCTGGATGAACTGATTGCGCGTGAGTCAGAACTGGCAATACTTCTTGAGGAAGCATTTGTGGGCGATTATCAGATTGTATCTGCGGATGTCGCGCATGATTACGGAGTAGAGATTGGAAAACGTCCCTATTTACCGGAACTCTCCGATCACGCAGTCATCAAAAAACTGTATCGTATTCGAAAACTCTTTATGGCACCGGAAAGTCATTGTATTGGATTTGAAATTGAAACTCCCTGGACAACGAGCGAGGATGGTCCTTACGGACTATTACTTGAAGATTTTGAACAAACGAACTTTGGTCTACAGCAGGATGCCTGGTGTCAGGAAGAGTAATGCCAATTGGAATGGTTAGAATTGTTGAAATGAAGCTGCTTTATTATTCTGTCTGATAGAGGAATTCCAGGGGAAAGAGAATAGATGAAAGAACAACATGTGATTGACTACAATTCCTACTATCAACGGCTGTTGTCCGGTGTACGTGCGACTTGGAATGATCTTCGTAAGTCACGTCCTGAGGAATCGGTTTATCTGTTTGGGTTATCGACCGATTCCGACACTGTGGTCCTTTCGCTGTTTGCGAACACGGAAGAGCAATTTGCGCTAGAGAATGATTCTCCCGAATATCCAATTGAAAAATGGTATGTCAATGAAGAATCGGAACTCCATCGAATCGGACGAGCGCATATGGATGATCTGGAAGATGAGATCAATCGATATGTCTTCGAACCGGAATCAGATGACGCTTTTGATGACCGCAAAGCGCGATTAATGCAGATGTTTGAGAGGGTGTTTGTGGAGCTCGATTCAGAGGGGCTGTTCGGCGAGGGGGAAATGCGTCACAAGGTGATGTTGATGTTGGAAATTGTGGATGCCGGGGACGAAGAGTGGGATTCGATGATTGAAGTATTGAAACGAATCAATCCGCCAGAGAGTGTGAAGGAGTATCTTCAGTTACTGGAAGCGATGCGAGAGAGTGATGATTAAATCGTCAATACGAAATAGAGAGCAACCAGTATGGATACGAAGCATCGCATTGTGATTGCCGGGGGGACCGGGTTTCTGGGGTTGAATCTGGCGCGTTATCTGACTGAGTTGGATTTTGACGTGGTCTTGTTAGGGAGGCATGCGCCGAAGACACAAGGTGCGTGGCGGCATGTGGCCTGGAATTCGCGTTCGGTTGGCTCGTGGGTGAATGAACTGGATGGGGCGAGCGCGATTGTGAACCTGGCAGGGCGGACGGTCGACTGTATTAAAACGCCCGAGCATTGTGATGAAATTCTCCGGTCGCGCGTGGAAGCGACGAACGTTTTGGGATTAGCAGTGCGGGAAGTTGCATCGCCGCCACCCGTCTGGGTGCAGATGTCGACGGCGCACCGCTATGGTGATCCGCCCGAGTGCATTTGTGATGAAGATTCAGCCTTCGGATATGGACTGGCGCCCTTTGTGGCTCAAGAATGGGAGGCCGCTTTTGCCCGTGCGGTGCTGCCAGAGATGCGGCAGGTCATCCTGCGCACCAGTTTTGTCATTGGACGCGACGGAGGTGCCTTACAGCGACTGACGAAGTTGGTGCGCTGGGGACTGGGAGGCACGGTCGGCAGTGGCAAACAGGGGATGAGTTGGATTCATGCGCAGGATATGAATCGCCTGTTTTACCGCGCGATCACAGACGTAACGATGCAGGGGGCGTATCTGGCGACGGCTCCCGAACCAGTTTCGAATGCGGAATTTATGCGTCAATTACGACACGCACTCAAGATGCCAATCGGGCTGCCCGCCGCTGGTTGGATGGTACGCATCGGGGCGCCGCTGTTGATGCGAACGGATCCGGAGTTGGCGCTGTATGGTCGCTATTGTGTCTCAAGTCGTTTACGGGATGAGGAGTTCGAGTTTTCGTTTCCCGATCTGACGTCGGCGCTGCAGGATCTTTACGGGCTCAAAACAGCGTAGGTGGATTCTGGCTTGCTTGACACTTCTTTCCATAAAAAAACTCAGTCTGTTTCATTGCTGTTGCCTTGTTGAATTACAGGGAATTACCAAATTCCGGCAGACAGCGGCTTTTTTTTATGTATACTAAGAAAGTCCAGGTTATCTCAAGTCGACTTGGGGTTTTTAGGAAGAACATTGATGGATGGAAGCGCTTAAGGAGGGAACCAGTATGTCGATTTGTACGTCGAATCGAGTTTACCTGAAACTACCTTTTGATGAGTCAGATGCGGCTGAGATGGAGCGTTTGATGAAAGACCTGGGGGATGAATACTTTGGGTCGGAAGATGGCCGCGAGTGGCGGCTGATGAAAAATCAGATGGTTCTGACTGTCGTAATCCGGCCCCTGAAACAAATACAGGCGGACTGTCAGGCAGATCTTACGGCGTTAGGAGTGGCCTCGAAAGAGATTTTTGAAGTGGTTACCGTGAAGGGTTTGAAAGAGTCTTCTGAATTCTGTCGTCAAATTGCAGATCGGATTGCCGCAGATCTGGAGGGCGTCACCGGTGTTACGGAACACTGCGGTTGAGTCTCAATCGATCCGTGAGGAAGAGCAAGTAGCCCGTCGCTGTTCGCGGCTTGGCTGTGTTCATGGCTGGGCACCTTTGATTCTGCTGCCCGGTAGTGTGCTGCTCTGGTTTCCTGAAGATCTGCCGGCCTGGTCTTTCATGTGGATGCTTTCGTTTTCGATTTACGCCGGTTGCAAATGGTTGACCTGGCGGAGAACTTCGATCGAGGGTGCACCACTTTGGAAACATGCCGGTTTTCTGCTTGCCTGGCCTGGGATGGATGCGGGGGCCTTTTTGAAATCGCCTGCGTATTCGAAAATCGATCCCTGTCGTGCTCAAGAGTGGCTGTTTGCGTGGTTCCAATTTGCTGTGGGACTCTGTTTGTTCTGGGGAGTGAGCCGACTTGTGCCACCGCGGTATCCATTGATGGTGGGCTGGATTGGCATGATTGGAATTGTGATGACGCTGCACTTCGGTCTGTTTCGTCTGCTGTCGTGCGGCTGGCGCAGTTTGAATGTCAATGCGCGGCCTTTGATGGACCGACCTTTGGCTTCTGCCAGCATCAGTGAGTTCTGGGGAGTGCGCTGGAATACCGCCTTTCGTGATTTGACCCATCGTTTTCTGTTTGTGCCTCTCTTTCCTCGATGTGGTGTGTGGGGGACGACACTCATCGCATTTCTGATCAGTGGTCTCGTGCATGATCTGGTGATCTCAGTTCCGGCGCAGGGTGGTTATGGCGGACCCACGCTGTTCTTTCTGATCCAGGGGATCGCGATTTTAATTTCGCGGAGCAGGTTCGGCAGGAAGGTCGGTCTGCGGCACGGTTTCACTGGCTGGTGTTTTGCGATGCTGGTCCTGCTCTTGCCCGCTGCGATTTTGTTTCATCCTGCATTTGTTGAGACGGTGATTATTCCTTTCATGAAAACTCTGGGGGCGATTGCGTGACGGAAGAATTGCTGGCGAAACTGATTTTCATGTGTGGCTGCGGTCAATTCACGGTGTTGATTGCATCGGCACTTGTGCCCGTTCGGTTGAACTGGAACCAGGAATTTGAAAAACTCTCCAAGCTGCATCGTCAGATGTACTGGGTTTATGGTGGTTATATTGTGCTGTCGATTGTGGCGTTTGCCCTGATCAGTGTTTTCAATTCCGCAGAACTGGCCAATGGAAGTGGTCTGGCACGGTCTTTCTGTTGTTATGCCGCCGTTTTCTGGGGCGTGCGCGTTGTGCTGCAGGCCGTCTTCGATGTCAAAGAACATCTGACACTCTGGTGGCTGAAGTGGGGATACTATCTATTAACCCTCTTTTTCCTGAGTTTTACTCTGGTTTATGGCTGGGCGGCCGTGCATTGATTTGGAAGAATTTTATTGCTCGAATCTGAAAAAAATATTGCTGAGCTGGTCACATTCCGCGATGCTGACTCGTCCTTCCTGTGAACATACTTTTTCTCACAGGAGTAGACCCATGAATGAACCGAACTATCTGCAGGAATTGAATGAATTTGAAAACCGCTATCAGTACGATGCCACCTATTTGCGGGAACTGCTGACGCTTTCTCCCGAAGGGTACGCGAAATTTGCCGCCTTCCGGCCTTTGGCCTATTACCAGGGGGCTTTGGATAGCGAGGCCTTCTGGATCACCAAGCTGGCAACGATGCAGGTGGAAGATTGTGGCGAGTGTTTGCAGCTGAATGTGCGATTTGCCCTGGAGAACGGGATCGCGCGTGAGATTATCGATGCGGTTCTCAAAGGGGGCGATGGACTTTCGGAAGCGCAGCGTGATCTGTATGATTTTGCGGTGCAGGTCGCCAGTTCGCAGGCAATTGAGCCGATGCTGGAAGAACGCATGCGATCTCGTATGAGTCGTGCTGCTTTGCTGGATCTGGGACTTTGTATTGCCTCGGCGAAAGTCTTTCCCACGATCAAGCGTGCCGCCGGTTATGCTAACAGTTGTCGTCTGATTGAAATTCAGCTTTAGTCTCATGAATGTCTTGTCGTGAATGCTTCCCATGCTTTAGAGACGTTTGAATCTTGGCGCCAACCGTTGCTCGGTCTGGCGTATCGCATCACCGGTTCGCGCGTGGAAGCAGAAGACATCGTCCAGGAAGCGTGCCTGAAATGGCTGGATGCGGATTGGCAGGAGATACGGGTGCCGCGCGCCTGGTTGATGAAAGTCACCACGCGGCTGGCACTCGATTATCTGAAAAGTGCCCGTGTGCAGCGGATGTCGTATGTTGGTCCCTGGTTACCTGAACCGTATCTGGTGGACGAGAGTACGCCGGCAGAGGAACTGGAGCTGGATGAGTCGATTTCGATGGCGCTGTTGTATTTGCTGGATCAGCTTTCGCCGACAGAGCGGGCCAGTTTTATTCTGCACGATCTGTTTCAATATCGCTTTGATGAGATCGGAGATATTCTGGAACGGAGTGAAAGTAGCTGCCGCAAGCTGGCGAGTCGGGCGCGGATCAAACTGGGACGTAATGTAGAGAAGGTTCCCCAAAGTCGCGATGAGCATCTGCAATTTCTCGTGGCTTTTTCGGAAGCAGTGAAGCAGGGTGAGACGGCTGAACTGGTTTCGTTGTTAAAAGAAGACGCGGTCTTTATCTCTGACGGCGGCGGCAAAGCGATCGCGGCCCGCAAGGTGGTTCAAGGAGCCGATCTGATTACGCGGTTCTTTATGAAAGCAGTGCGTCCCGCTTTCACTGCGGATGCAGCAGAGGACGTCCGCATCGAAATCGCCTGGTTTAACGGAGCCCCCGGCATGCTAATTTATCAGTCGGGGCTGCCGGTGTCCGCGTATCAGTTTGAAGTGGAACAGAACCAGATTCGGGGGATCTATGTCCTACGAAATCCGGACAAATTAGCGATTTTTGAGGGCCGTTGAAGTCACTGAAGGCCCCTTGATGCTGAGGTAAAAAAGCCGTCACTGGGGGCGCAACGGATCAAAAGATGTACATGCATTAATACATCTGGCTTCTTTGTTCTGTGTATACATTTTTTTATATGTCTTTTTTATTAAATAAAGGTAAATATTCTAGGATTCATTTTAGGGTGCGTGTTAAAATCAGACATGGATAGGTTTTACTCTTTTACGAGGAAATTTCCTGTCTTGTCTTCCTTCCGATTTTCATCACTCCGGAGCGTGTCCTATGTTGAAATTATTGAGAGAACGGCGAGGGTTCACCCTCATCGAGTTACTTGTTGTGATTGCCATTATCGCGATTTTAATTGCATTGTTATTACCTGCTGTGCAGCAGGCGCGTGAAGCAGCGCGGCGTTCGACCTGTAAAAACAATATGAAGCAGATCGGGCTGGCACTGCATAATTACCACGATACGTTTCGCGCGTTTCCCATTGGTTCTCAAACGTCTTATTATCGGGCCAACTGGCGATCTTCGATTTTGCCTTATCTTGATCAGGCACCCGCTTACAATCAGTTGACTCAAAAAGCGCATTCTCAGCACGGCTTTGCTGCCGGGAATGGGAATTCGGCCTCTGGCTACAATACCGAAAACGCCGTACTCAATAATTTCTTTGTCCCCGTTTATAAATGTCCTTCGAGTACTGCTGACGCATTTTATACAGGGGCCAGTCCCATTTCAAAAAATGGAACCACCTCACCGAATGCTTCCCTGGGTAAAGAAACCGGCATGACGATGGACTATGTAGGCATCAGCGGTTCTTATTCAGGTGTTGCTCCTTTCAATACAAAATGTGGCAGTACTGTCTATGGCGGAAACTGGTGTAACAGTGGTCTGATGCTGATCGCAGATTCTGCCCGGATGCGTGATTGTAAAGATGGGACTTCGAATACCATGATCATCGGCGAAGACTCTGGTCTGGTCGATAACAAAGATTATCGTAGTAATTATTATGGCGGCTGGTCTGGGCACCTGGGTCTCTCAGGTTGGGGGACTGGAGTGAATACGATTCGGTATAACCCTAATCCGCCGACGGCACCAACTGGAGGCGATCAAACCTATGCCCCCAATAACCCGCTGACATCAGAGCACGTGGGTGGTATTCATGCTTTACTGGCTGATGGAGCCGTGCGATTCATTTCCAATAATGTGGATATCGAAACGCTCCGCCGGTTAGGTATGAAAAATGATAATCTGGTTCTCGGTGAGTTCTAATTCACTGCACTGATGGGCATTGTAGAAGCATTCAAATTGTAAGCAGCGGCCGATGTGTTTTCTGAATGCATCGGCTATTTGTTTTTAAGAAATCAACGGCAGGGAGAAGGTGGAATGTCATTACATTTTAAAGGTATCCAAATGAGAGCTGTTTCAGGGGTTGCGATGAAGCGGATCGCTGTCACCAAGACCATTTTCTGTGTGGTGAGTGCGTTATCCGTCTGTATTCTAAGTGGCTGCGGCAGTCGTGTGGAAACGATTCCTTCCGGAACGGCGAGTGGAACGGTCAAACTGGATGGCAAGCCACTGACACAGGGCCGGATTAATTTCGTGTCTTCGACCACCGGGACGGGGGTCTATACCGACTTGCAGTCGGATGGTTCGTATGAATTGCCGAATGCGATTCCCGAAGGTGACTACCGCGTTTATTTTACTTCCAGTGGTCTGGGTGATGCCCCACCATCGGAATCCGGGAATCCGGAAATGAATGATGCACTCAAGGATGTTCCTAAGAAGTACCAGAGCGAGCAGTCAACCGATTTGCAGGCACTCATTAAAGAAGGCGACAATACATTCGATTTTGATTTGAAGCCGTAAGCGGTTTCAATGGCGGATTTTACCTTCTCCTGAGGCGACCGTTTGCTTGTCTTTTGTACTATCGCATATTGTCAATTTTGCTCCCTTTTTCTATTTTGTGGCCACCGTTTTGTGCAAGTCTACAGTTGACAAAGGGGTGGTCAACGAATTACGTTCAATAGGGTGTGCTACTATTTGTATAGATTTTTCTGCCGATTGATTTTCAATCGCTGGAAGTTGTTGTATTCTGTGCATTAAATAAACGCTAAGTACTTGGTCTAGCTAGATACTGTGAGTTAGATGCCTTCCCGATCCTACCCTTGGTTAGTCTAAAGTTGACTGGTTTAGCCCACACCTTCCTGATGTTAAGCATCCCAATTATTTAATTACAGGCACACTATGTTTCTTTCTTTGCGCTTCACTCATTGTGTACTCGTTTTCTGTTCTTTGACTGTTTGCGGCTGTTTTGGCGGCTCTGCAGAACAGATCGAACGGGCTGCGGTTTCAGGGACCATCACATATGACGGAAAACCGTTACCAGAGGGGAGCATTCAGTTTGTTCCCGGTACCGATGCTTCCGGCAAGCCGCTACGTGGAAAAGCCGTTCAAGCCTTGATTTCCGAGGGTGCTTTTAGCCTGGATGCTGACCAGGGACCTGTGGTGGGAATGAACCAAGTGCTGATCAACGCCACCAAAAAAACGGGTAAGTTTCAAGAATTTGACGGTCAGAAAACGGAGATCCTGAAGCAGTATATTCCCGCGAAATACAATACGAATTCCACGCTGACGTATGAGATCAAGTCTGGCGAGAACACCGCCGATTTCGCGCTGGAAACGAAATAACATTTTACTTGAGTCGTTTCACGATCTCACTGAATCTTTTCTCTATATCTGGATAAATCAAAACTATGAAAGCATTTTTTCTGAAGCGCCGTCAGGGGTTTACGTTGATTGAATTGCTGGTGGTGATTGCCATCATCGCGATTCTGATTGCGCTGCTGTTACCAGCAGTACAACAGGCACGGGAAGCGGCCCGTCGTTCGACCTGCAAAAACAATCTGAAGCAGATCGGTCTGGCATTGCATAATTATCACGATACGTTTCGGACGTTTCCACCTGCAATGGTTCGCAATCGCAATTCAGTCCGTGACGAATGGGAAACCAGCATGATCAGCTGGCAGGCTCGGATTTTACCTTACATGGATCAGGCGCCCCTGTTCAACAAGATCGACTGGAGTATTGAGCCAGGTAATACGGGAACTGCGAACACGGATGCCATGAAAAATGAGCTACCCGCTTATCGCTGTCCCAGCGATCCCGGTAATCGCGGTAAGACGGGGCAGTCTGCGTACGGTCCGACGAACTATGTTACGAGTACTGCTGATTCGGGAAGTTATGCGGCAGGAGGCAGCACTTATCAGAACAATGGTCGTTCAGTGATGTTCCTGAACAGTAAAACACAACTCAAAGACATCGAAGACGGAAGTTCGAACACGATGCTGGTTGCAGAGTGTATCGTGGCTCATCCCTATTCCAATATTAACGCGACATCGGGAACGGTTTGTACGGGAACAGCCGACCAGAAACGCCGCGGTTATTCCTGGTTCTATGCCAGAGAGATGTGGTCATGGAGTTATTCGACTCTGATTGGTCCCAACTCGGATTTACAGGAGTGTGCATTGAATACTGGCGGAACGTCTTTGTTTGGAGCCCGCAGCAAGCATGTCGGTGGCGTTCACACGCTACTTGGCGATGGTCGCGTTCGTTTTGTCTCGGAAAACATTCACCTTGATACCTGGAAGAATCTAGGGAATAAAGCGGATGGCAACGTGATCGGCGAGTTCTAATCGAAGTCTGATTTGAATTCAAAACAATTAAAACGGCCAGCGGAGAGAAACTTCGCTGGTCGTTTTTTTATGGGCTACCACGAAAAACACGAAAGCACACGAAAAGTTTTGCCGCAGGCAACAGGATGTGTGAGAGCACGTAAGTAGAGCTGAAATCTTGAATGTGTTGTGTTTCACACGTAGGGGGCTCAAGAAGAATATCCCAGGTGTTCTCTGACAATTTCCCGCTCGCTCCGCTCGGACCGAATTATTTTCGGTCACACCCATCCTTTGTTTCGTTGTTTCAAACAAAACCGGTATTGTTATGATGGAACCTGTTTATACTGTTCCTGTCAGGTTGTGTTCAGGAGAGATCGATGTCACGAACGGGAGAATTTTGGGGATGGCCGTGGTATAAAAAGCTGTTGAGTATTCTGCTTTCTCCGTTCGTGTTACTGATCGGCTTGTTTGTGTTACCGTTGCTGATGCTGGTCAGTTTGTTTGTTGTTTGCAGTAATTTCACGGGCGAACATCTGTTTTATCTCAGCATGTGGAATGACGGTCGGACGCTCAGTCGGCGGAAACTTCGTCGTCGTTTTGACGCGGGTGAGACGGGGACATTGATCCTCGAATCTCCTACGATGGGGTGGGGATTCACCCATGCCTGGTGGACTCCCGATGATCTGAAAACGCTGTCCCCCGTTATAAAGCAGGAAGACGATGTATATTGGGAACAGGTTCTGGACTTAATGGAGGAAGATCAACCGCATCCCTGGGATGA
This window of the Gimesia fumaroli genome carries:
- a CDS encoding MBOAT family protein, producing MLRNTAVESQSIREEEQVARRCSRLGCVHGWAPLILLPGSVLLWFPEDLPAWSFMWMLSFSIYAGCKWLTWRRTSIEGAPLWKHAGFLLAWPGMDAGAFLKSPAYSKIDPCRAQEWLFAWFQFAVGLCLFWGVSRLVPPRYPLMVGWIGMIGIVMTLHFGLFRLLSCGWRSLNVNARPLMDRPLASASISEFWGVRWNTAFRDLTHRFLFVPLFPRCGVWGTTLIAFLISGLVHDLVISVPAQGGYGGPTLFFLIQGIAILISRSRFGRKVGLRHGFTGWCFAMLVLLLPAAILFHPAFVETVIIPFMKTLGAIA
- a CDS encoding DUF1559 family PulG-like putative transporter, which gives rise to MTKSLMMFVFFIVPIFLIQSASTEEPAEKAFQEPKTYEEAHRLTHQTAGFKNLQKIGLALHNYHDLFGQFPSAVLYAPDGKTLHSWRVELLPLLRELRKDAEPVRLRYMDRELYHTAIKDCGYDINEPWDSPVNREVLKSMPSVYRHPSDKPDSTESAWYAVVGKGTVFDPGEVAQYKDIKGWPASTLMLAESRSRAPWTKPVDIAYSKDATVPRLGGFTDHGFLVLTGDGGVHFISDSISPKDLRAFISKDPADTFDIVGVPYRY
- a CDS encoding DUF4303 domain-containing protein, giving the protein MKEQHVIDYNSYYQRLLSGVRATWNDLRKSRPEESVYLFGLSTDSDTVVLSLFANTEEQFALENDSPEYPIEKWYVNEESELHRIGRAHMDDLEDEINRYVFEPESDDAFDDRKARLMQMFERVFVELDSEGLFGEGEMRHKVMLMLEIVDAGDEEWDSMIEVLKRINPPESVKEYLQLLEAMRESDD
- a CDS encoding alpha/beta hydrolase, encoding MSAMMNRRAMLGVSAASAAALCLPAISSAKQPKTKMKTFTYKTVGDLEIKADVHRADDNKTRPVLVWFHGGALIVGHRGGVSGRVLKDMLGAGYTVVSFDYRLAPETKLPEIIADLEDGFTWLHEKGPELFNVDTSKVAVSGGSAGGCLTLVSGFRAKPRPTVLVPYWGYGDLIGDWIGKPSPHERHQTKFTKEEAYAQVGDGPIADSRESKKERGAFYQYCRQQGIWPKEVAGWDHHREPEKFYPYMTIKNVTKEYPPTLMVHGTKDTDVPYEQSTMLAEQFQQHGVEHKLVTIPNGEHGLVGGDPKLIDDAYGQAFAFIHDKMC
- a CDS encoding HEAT repeat domain-containing protein, with translation MNQSEFEKFVQQLRSDDSLTYEESYHSIKGHVGEVLAQLISLAQAETEEQMRSRLVELIGESVEPEAIAFLSDELASPFYEVRLWAYSSLCYSESPEANAIAADFKDKNPDEAFL
- a CDS encoding GAP family protein codes for the protein MFELWMTLIPVLIADVVNPVLFAFLVYAAGTNRPVVNSCGVLLGHTLAYYVAGVVIAIGIESISNRLSNPQQIDYIIGMVIGLILLWVGFLSWKTEKTEQAEESCTLTPMSAVGLGAIVNFMGLPFALPYFAALDQILKADLTPLTSLAVLAGYNVLYALPFALVPILTATSGEKSQIILRKINDWLVRISNFLMPILLVLVGLALIVDSMIYFVTGYEMF
- a CDS encoding carboxymuconolactone decarboxylase family protein; this encodes MNEPNYLQELNEFENRYQYDATYLRELLTLSPEGYAKFAAFRPLAYYQGALDSEAFWITKLATMQVEDCGECLQLNVRFALENGIAREIIDAVLKGGDGLSEAQRDLYDFAVQVASSQAIEPMLEERMRSRMSRAALLDLGLCIASAKVFPTIKRAAGYANSCRLIEIQL
- a CDS encoding TIGR01777 family oxidoreductase, yielding MDTKHRIVIAGGTGFLGLNLARYLTELDFDVVLLGRHAPKTQGAWRHVAWNSRSVGSWVNELDGASAIVNLAGRTVDCIKTPEHCDEILRSRVEATNVLGLAVREVASPPPVWVQMSTAHRYGDPPECICDEDSAFGYGLAPFVAQEWEAAFARAVLPEMRQVILRTSFVIGRDGGALQRLTKLVRWGLGGTVGSGKQGMSWIHAQDMNRLFYRAITDVTMQGAYLATAPEPVSNAEFMRQLRHALKMPIGLPAAGWMVRIGAPLLMRTDPELALYGRYCVSSRLRDEEFEFSFPDLTSALQDLYGLKTA